In a genomic window of Chryseobacterium sp. G0162:
- a CDS encoding deoxyhypusine synthase family protein, giving the protein MSKPITEFIEKYYLHFNAAALVDASKGYVAHLKDGGKMMITLAGAMSTAELGKILAEMIRQGKVDFISCTGANLEEDLMNLVAHSHYERVPHYRDLTAQDEWDLLERGLNRVTDTCIPEEEAFRRLQKHIVEIWKDAEAKGERYFPHEFMYKMILSGVLEQYYEIPRENSWMIAAAEANLPIVVPGWEDSTMGNIFASYCIKGELKATTMKSGIEYMTYLADWYTKNSAGKGVGFFQIGGGIAGDFPICVVPMLYQDMEMHDIPFWSYFCQISDSTTSYGSYSGAVPNEKITWGKLDITTPKFIVESDATICAPLMFSYILENA; this is encoded by the coding sequence ATGAGCAAACCGATAACTGAATTCATAGAAAAGTATTACCTGCACTTCAACGCAGCTGCATTGGTGGATGCTTCTAAAGGATATGTTGCACATCTTAAAGATGGCGGAAAAATGATGATTACTTTGGCAGGAGCAATGTCTACTGCTGAGCTAGGAAAGATTCTTGCTGAAATGATCCGTCAGGGGAAAGTAGATTTTATCTCTTGTACAGGTGCCAATCTTGAAGAAGATTTAATGAACCTTGTAGCACACTCGCACTATGAAAGAGTTCCTCATTACAGAGATTTGACTGCTCAGGACGAGTGGGATCTTTTAGAAAGAGGTCTAAACAGAGTTACAGATACTTGTATTCCTGAAGAAGAAGCTTTCAGAAGATTACAAAAGCACATCGTAGAAATCTGGAAAGATGCCGAAGCTAAAGGAGAAAGATATTTCCCACACGAATTCATGTATAAAATGATTCTTTCAGGAGTATTGGAGCAGTATTATGAAATTCCTAGAGAAAATTCTTGGATGATTGCTGCAGCAGAAGCTAATTTGCCAATCGTAGTTCCTGGATGGGAAGATTCTACAATGGGTAACATTTTTGCTTCATACTGTATCAAAGGAGAGCTTAAGGCTACGACAATGAAATCAGGTATCGAATATATGACTTACCTTGCTGATTGGTATACTAAAAATTCAGCTGGAAAAGGAGTTGGGTTCTTCCAGATTGGTGGTGGTATTGCAGGAGATTTCCCTATCTGTGTAGTTCCAATGTTATATCAGGATATGGAAATGCATGACATTCCTTTCTGGTCTTATTTCTGCCAGATCTCTGATTCTACTACATCTTACGGTTCTTATTCAGGAGCAGTTCCAAATGAGAAAATCACTTGGGGTAAATTAGATATCACTACACCGAAATTTATCGTTGAAAGTGATGCAACAATTTGTGCACCACTAATGTTCTCTTATATCCTAGAGAATGCTTAA
- a CDS encoding GreA/GreB family elongation factor, which translates to MSEHITVTTGIYDAIKDTLRRKKVSIGEEKRLTEELRKAKQVLRRNLPEDIVTVNRKVTLKDHTLDVEHEYIFVPSTREKLKKNKHSILSNIALAVVGYKVGDIIDWPFREGERKIEIVKVEAWEG; encoded by the coding sequence ATGTCCGAACATATTACGGTAACCACAGGGATTTATGATGCTATAAAAGATACACTTAGAAGAAAAAAGGTAAGCATCGGGGAAGAGAAAAGATTAACTGAAGAATTGAGAAAAGCCAAACAGGTACTGAGAAGAAACCTGCCGGAAGATATCGTAACAGTTAACAGAAAAGTAACTTTAAAAGATCATACACTGGATGTTGAACACGAATATATTTTTGTGCCTTCTACCAGAGAAAAGCTTAAAAAAAATAAGCACTCCATTCTTTCCAATATAGCTCTGGCTGTAGTTGGATATAAAGTAGGGGATATCATCGACTGGCCTTTCAGAGAAGGCGAAAGAAAAATTGAAATTGTAAAAGTGGAAGCCTGGGAAGGCTAA
- a CDS encoding agmatine/peptidylarginine deiminase, translated as MNKLFTLTFILGFMYTMGQTYHFPEESSLHEGTWLQWPHHYQHGNTYRERVEKTWVDMTKALQSGEKVHIIAYNEDEKKRIIKILEENKIPMKNVDFRIYPTDDVWIRDNGPIFVKDNKGNVLIEDWGFNGWGEKFDFENCDEIPQRIGTDLGVKVINLNEEMVNEGGSVETDGNGVLMACKSSVISQKKGATRNKGITQEEAEEMFETYYGVSKVIWLDGVTGLDVTDMHIDGFMKFVNASTMITMNEDDLLELGLSDKDINTLYTASNTEGKEYKKVYLPATKNKVKTAYGKQLDEKGSYVNYYVANTVVLVPNYGDPNDQVANQIIQKQYPGRKVIGIDVRNLYENGGMVHCVTQQQPAGKLMK; from the coding sequence ATGAACAAATTATTCACACTTACTTTTATATTAGGTTTTATGTATACTATGGGACAAACCTATCATTTTCCTGAAGAATCTTCACTGCACGAAGGAACCTGGCTTCAATGGCCTCATCATTACCAGCATGGTAATACGTACCGTGAAAGAGTAGAAAAGACCTGGGTTGATATGACAAAAGCATTACAGTCAGGGGAAAAGGTCCACATTATTGCTTATAATGAGGATGAGAAAAAAAGAATCATCAAGATTTTAGAAGAAAATAAGATTCCGATGAAGAATGTGGATTTTAGAATTTATCCTACTGATGATGTATGGATCAGGGATAACGGACCGATCTTCGTAAAGGATAATAAAGGAAATGTATTGATTGAAGATTGGGGATTCAATGGCTGGGGCGAAAAGTTTGACTTTGAAAATTGTGATGAAATTCCACAACGCATAGGGACAGATCTCGGAGTAAAGGTTATTAATTTGAATGAAGAAATGGTTAACGAAGGCGGATCAGTAGAAACAGATGGAAACGGAGTTCTGATGGCTTGTAAAAGTTCAGTAATCAGCCAGAAGAAAGGAGCTACTAGAAATAAAGGGATTACACAGGAAGAAGCTGAAGAAATGTTTGAAACCTATTATGGAGTATCTAAAGTGATATGGCTGGATGGTGTTACCGGATTAGATGTTACAGATATGCATATTGATGGTTTCATGAAGTTTGTCAACGCTTCTACGATGATAACCATGAATGAGGATGACCTTTTAGAACTCGGACTTTCCGATAAAGATATTAATACACTTTATACTGCTTCTAATACTGAAGGGAAAGAGTACAAGAAAGTATATTTGCCCGCTACTAAAAATAAAGTAAAGACAGCTTATGGTAAACAGCTGGATGAAAAAGGGTCTTACGTTAATTATTATGTTGCCAACACCGTAGTTTTAGTTCCTAATTATGGAGATCCTAATGACCAGGTAGCTAATCAGATTATTCAGAAGCAATATCCTGGCAGAAAAGTAATAGGGATAGATGTAAGAAACTTATATGAAAATGGTGGTATGGTACATTGTGTTACTCAACAGCAGCCTGCCGGAAAGTTGATGAAGTAA
- a CDS encoding outer membrane beta-barrel protein, with amino-acid sequence MIKKLMLLGAISTSLLSYAQKFSFIPSVGYGWRVAETPSGLSKQEKDYIKGLKSGLHFDISAYYHVNNVGIGVKFSNYSASSNGMLSVENSQRNTIYIPISTTDNITFIGPSIMYSNYSEPTKHKLILDAALGVISYTTKTGNVKGTGSNLGLDAGFGYQYALSDHIFIGPKLSVTAGTLTKMKINGTTVELGDAKEGLTRVSLSGVVTFHF; translated from the coding sequence ATGATAAAAAAACTAATGCTACTGGGAGCTATTTCGACTTCTTTACTTTCTTACGCCCAAAAATTTTCATTTATCCCCTCTGTAGGATATGGTTGGAGAGTTGCTGAAACACCTTCGGGACTTTCAAAACAGGAAAAAGATTACATCAAAGGATTAAAAAGCGGACTTCATTTTGATATTTCTGCTTATTATCACGTGAACAACGTTGGAATCGGGGTGAAATTTTCCAATTATAGCGCATCAAGCAATGGAATGCTATCTGTAGAGAATTCTCAGAGGAATACAATCTACATACCTATAAGTACAACAGATAATATAACCTTTATTGGACCTTCTATCATGTATTCCAATTATAGTGAGCCAACGAAACACAAATTGATTCTTGATGCTGCATTAGGGGTTATTTCATACACTACAAAAACAGGTAATGTAAAAGGAACCGGATCTAATCTAGGATTAGATGCAGGTTTTGGTTATCAATATGCATTGTCTGACCATATTTTTATAGGACCTAAATTAAGTGTAACAGCAGGAACATTAACCAAAATGAAAATTAATGGAACAACAGTTGAGCTAGGTGATGCAAAAGAAGGATTAACCAGAGTTTCTTTAAGTGGAGTCGTTACATTCCATTTTTAA
- a CDS encoding amino acid permease → MSNENKTGQNETLVRGLTNRHIQLIALGGAIGTGLFLGIGPAAVLAGPSVILGYALAGIIAFFIMRQLGEMVVQEPVSGSFSHFAYKYWGNFPGFASGWNYWILYILVSMAELTAIGHYIHFWWPEIPLWVSSLFFFIVITALNLASVKVYGETEFWFSIIKVIAIIAMIVFGVYLLISGTGGEKATVSNLWNDGGFFPKGLFNKTETGFSGLFAAMAMIMFSFGGLELIGITAAEAKNPEKTIPQATNQVIYRILIFYVGALVILFSLSPWREITEGSSPFVMVFQNLNGLEFSLFGKVIQFNTLIANVLNLIVLTAALSVYNSSVYSNSRMLFGLAQQGNAPKFLKKLNNNSVPINAIIVSSCFAGICIIINKLVPEKAFQYLMALVVSTLIINWLMICYTHLKFKKSITKEGIQSKFPSIFYPISNYICIAFLVLILGLMSITGMEIQVILIPIWIGFLFAMYKLYKPS, encoded by the coding sequence ATGAGCAACGAAAATAAAACAGGACAAAACGAGACTTTAGTTAGAGGATTAACAAATCGACATATACAATTAATTGCCCTTGGAGGTGCCATAGGAACCGGATTATTTCTGGGAATCGGGCCTGCAGCGGTATTGGCTGGACCTTCAGTGATTTTAGGGTATGCCTTAGCAGGTATCATTGCCTTTTTTATCATGCGTCAGCTTGGTGAAATGGTAGTTCAGGAACCTGTATCGGGAAGTTTTAGTCACTTTGCCTATAAATATTGGGGAAATTTTCCAGGTTTTGCCTCAGGCTGGAACTACTGGATTCTTTATATTCTTGTAAGTATGGCCGAGCTTACTGCCATTGGTCATTATATTCACTTCTGGTGGCCGGAAATACCACTCTGGGTGTCCAGTTTATTCTTTTTTATAGTCATCACTGCACTTAACCTTGCTTCTGTAAAGGTGTATGGAGAAACTGAATTCTGGTTTTCCATTATTAAAGTGATTGCAATCATTGCAATGATTGTTTTCGGGGTTTATCTGTTGATTAGCGGAACCGGAGGAGAAAAAGCTACCGTTTCAAATTTATGGAATGACGGTGGATTTTTTCCGAAAGGACTATTTAATAAAACTGAAACCGGATTTTCCGGATTATTTGCGGCAATGGCCATGATTATGTTCTCTTTCGGAGGATTGGAGCTCATTGGGATTACTGCTGCTGAAGCTAAAAACCCTGAGAAGACAATTCCACAGGCTACCAATCAGGTAATCTACAGAATTCTGATTTTCTATGTAGGAGCCTTAGTAATTCTTTTCTCATTAAGCCCTTGGAGAGAAATTACAGAAGGTTCAAGCCCGTTTGTAATGGTGTTTCAGAATCTAAATGGATTAGAATTCAGTCTTTTCGGTAAAGTGATTCAATTCAATACTTTGATTGCGAATGTTCTTAATCTTATTGTACTAACTGCCGCTTTATCTGTGTATAACAGCAGTGTTTACAGCAATAGCCGTATGCTTTTCGGATTGGCTCAACAAGGAAATGCTCCTAAGTTTCTGAAGAAATTGAATAACAACTCAGTTCCTATTAACGCGATCATTGTTTCATCATGTTTTGCAGGAATCTGTATTATCATTAATAAACTGGTGCCGGAAAAAGCGTTTCAGTATTTGATGGCTCTTGTGGTGTCTACATTAATTATCAATTGGCTGATGATATGCTATACCCATTTGAAATTTAAAAAATCAATCACTAAAGAAGGAATTCAATCAAAGTTTCCATCGATATTTTACCCAATATCCAATTACATTTGTATTGCGTTTTTAGTGTTGATTTTAGGGTTAATGAGCATTACAGGAATGGAAATCCAGGTGATCCTGATTCCAATTTGGATAGGATTTCTATTCGCCATGTATAAATTATATAAACCGAGTTAA
- the arfB gene encoding alternative ribosome rescue aminoacyl-tRNA hydrolase ArfB, translating to MKEFSKELSFKTSRSSGAGGQNVNKVETSVTVLWKVTASELFNEDEKALIQEKLKNRINAEGFLFLTVSESRTQLMNKNKAIEKIIEIVNKALIVPKKRTATKPSRAQKQKRLDSKKKLSDKKENRRFKF from the coding sequence ATGAAAGAATTTTCAAAAGAACTCAGTTTCAAAACTTCCCGAAGCAGTGGAGCGGGCGGGCAGAATGTCAATAAAGTAGAGACATCCGTGACTGTACTTTGGAAAGTCACAGCTTCTGAATTGTTTAATGAAGATGAAAAAGCATTGATTCAGGAAAAACTTAAAAATAGAATCAACGCTGAAGGTTTTTTATTCCTGACTGTTTCTGAAAGCAGAACTCAATTAATGAATAAAAACAAAGCTATTGAGAAAATAATAGAGATCGTAAATAAAGCCCTTATTGTTCCTAAAAAAAGAACCGCTACAAAGCCGTCCAGAGCTCAAAAACAAAAGCGGTTGGACAGCAAAAAGAAGCTTTCTGATAAAAAAGAAAATAGAAGATTTAAATTTTAG
- a CDS encoding GyrI-like domain-containing protein, whose amino-acid sequence MQVNFNEIQKIIDHIEANFDREVTAHEIESMSHYSYRNFQRIFFKLFNETISGFQKRLRLENAYKKLIYTEDSLSEIAWQVGYFNIQSFSKAFKKQYSISPAEARKQKQDIFKEFIENHDTDLKIEIKYKDTVSVYCKFIKAKDYNNQEIDALWKEIEPDAEIFEAAYGIIRDQPLITSHSHCRYGAAVITDEEIKGLVKNEIFGGKYAKFTHHGLYGNILETYRSFYQSWLSGKEFLLDNSDVIEEYEDAEVTHIYFPLYE is encoded by the coding sequence ATGCAGGTTAATTTTAATGAGATACAAAAAATTATCGACCATATTGAAGCCAATTTTGATAGGGAAGTAACTGCTCATGAGATAGAATCAATGTCTCATTATTCTTACCGTAATTTTCAACGCATTTTTTTTAAACTTTTTAATGAAACGATTTCCGGGTTTCAAAAACGTCTGCGTTTGGAGAACGCTTATAAAAAACTGATCTATACAGAAGATAGTCTTTCTGAAATAGCATGGCAGGTGGGATATTTTAATATTCAATCCTTTTCAAAGGCATTTAAAAAACAATATTCTATTTCTCCGGCAGAAGCAAGGAAACAGAAACAGGATATCTTCAAAGAATTTATAGAGAACCATGATACAGATCTGAAAATTGAGATCAAATATAAAGATACAGTATCCGTTTATTGTAAATTTATAAAGGCTAAAGATTATAATAATCAGGAAATTGATGCATTATGGAAAGAAATTGAACCGGATGCTGAGATATTTGAAGCCGCTTATGGAATCATCCGTGACCAACCTCTGATAACCAGTCATTCACACTGTAGATATGGTGCGGCAGTAATTACAGATGAAGAGATTAAAGGATTGGTAAAAAACGAAATTTTTGGTGGGAAATATGCAAAGTTCACCCACCATGGCCTTTATGGAAATATTTTGGAGACTTATCGTTCATTCTATCAATCGTGGCTTTCCGGGAAGGAGTTTTTGTTGGATAATTCCGATGTTATTGAAGAGTATGAAGACGCAGAGGTTACTCATATTTATTTTCCATTGTATGAGTAA
- a CDS encoding DUF2268 domain-containing putative Zn-dependent protease (predicted Zn-dependent protease with a strongly conserved HExxH motif) — protein MKRLFCLLLICLFSVLAVAQKHDFNTYIETSDIRNFWTAYDEIERFNNPEEKISTFQKLYVDKATPGLKDFVQSRNFTSEQWIESFESKPKFWKSIRSKTEQIQKDFKNIESLYQNFSWLYADFSPPKIYFTMGNLKGGGTVINGNLIIGSELAASDKTVDYSELSKNYQDRMKINSGIIFLTAHELVHTQQNLRGTKTNLLGLCLKEGSADFIAELLTGKKVEAPYIDYGMHHQDSLWNDFQKEMKADNFQNWLSNTAVIKDRPADLGYFMGYIITKRFYERSGNKKLAINTIMNLDFSNTTETEQFLDKSGYKTEAK, from the coding sequence ATGAAACGTTTATTCTGTCTGCTGCTCATTTGCCTGTTTTCAGTTTTGGCTGTTGCTCAGAAGCATGATTTTAATACTTATATTGAGACTTCCGATATCCGGAATTTCTGGACAGCCTATGATGAGATTGAGAGGTTTAATAATCCGGAAGAAAAGATATCCACATTTCAAAAGTTATATGTTGATAAAGCAACTCCCGGGTTAAAAGATTTTGTTCAATCAAGGAACTTTACTTCTGAGCAATGGATTGAATCTTTTGAATCAAAGCCAAAATTCTGGAAATCTATCAGAAGTAAAACAGAGCAAATTCAAAAAGATTTTAAAAATATAGAAAGCCTTTATCAAAATTTCAGTTGGTTATATGCTGATTTTTCACCACCTAAGATTTATTTTACGATGGGAAACCTTAAAGGTGGCGGAACAGTAATCAACGGGAATCTTATCATAGGTTCTGAACTGGCTGCTTCAGATAAGACAGTGGACTATTCTGAGCTGTCCAAAAACTATCAGGACAGGATGAAGATCAATTCAGGAATTATTTTTCTTACTGCCCATGAACTGGTCCATACTCAACAAAATTTAAGAGGAACAAAAACCAATTTATTAGGGCTTTGCTTGAAAGAGGGATCTGCAGATTTTATAGCAGAGCTATTAACCGGGAAAAAAGTTGAAGCTCCTTATATAGATTATGGAATGCATCATCAAGATTCTCTGTGGAATGATTTTCAAAAAGAAATGAAAGCTGATAATTTTCAAAACTGGTTATCCAATACTGCTGTCATCAAAGACAGACCTGCGGATCTGGGATATTTTATGGGATATATCATCACCAAAAGATTTTATGAAAGATCTGGAAATAAAAAATTGGCGATCAATACTATCATGAATCTGGATTTCAGTAATACAACTGAAACAGAGCAATTTTTAGATAAGTCAGGATATAAAACTGAAGCAAAGTAA
- a CDS encoding helix-turn-helix transcriptional regulator, which translates to MQKEKLRLIRKQKGYTQQQVADYIATDVSNYSRKESGDVRIVQDEWDKLARFLDVPVEDIYEDETAAVVVNYDHPVFNDKSISAGAITNQNNYDNIPGAVIENLQGYITLLKEENERLKEELKNSQAPTRAKK; encoded by the coding sequence ATGCAAAAAGAAAAATTACGTCTTATCAGAAAGCAAAAAGGCTATACTCAGCAGCAGGTAGCTGACTACATCGCTACGGATGTATCTAATTACAGCAGAAAAGAAAGTGGTGATGTAAGAATCGTCCAGGATGAATGGGATAAACTTGCCCGTTTCTTAGACGTTCCAGTTGAAGATATTTATGAAGATGAGACAGCTGCAGTAGTTGTTAATTATGACCATCCTGTTTTCAATGATAAATCTATTTCTGCAGGGGCCATCACTAACCAGAATAACTATGATAATATTCCAGGGGCTGTTATTGAAAACCTGCAAGGATATATTACTCTATTAAAAGAAGAAAACGAAAGGCTTAAAGAGGAACTAAAGAATTCTCAAGCTCCTACAAGAGCTAAGAAATAA
- a CDS encoding helix-turn-helix domain-containing protein, translating into MMKICGQNIRKIRRGKDLTQEYMAFEMGISQKAYSDIENSKVKINLEILTKISDILEIKPSDICSISHKCGTDDGYEDKYQGLLEYMKKNNISVPKEYL; encoded by the coding sequence ATGATGAAAATATGTGGACAAAATATCAGGAAAATCCGTAGGGGCAAAGATCTTACCCAGGAATATATGGCTTTTGAAATGGGGATTTCCCAAAAAGCGTATTCCGATATTGAGAATTCCAAAGTGAAGATCAATCTGGAAATCCTGACTAAAATCTCAGATATTTTAGAGATTAAGCCTTCCGATATTTGCAGCATCTCCCATAAATGTGGAACTGATGATGGATATGAAGATAAATATCAGGGACTTCTGGAGTATATGAAAAAGAATAATATTTCAGTTCCGAAAGAATATTTATAG
- a CDS encoding MGMT family protein, translating to MDEIFKQQVYEVARLIPKGRVSTYGAIAKAVGYPNHSRHVGKAMGGCPEDVPAHRVISSSGTLSVPEFQKKLEAEGITVENLRIKGFKKLFWDPMNEL from the coding sequence ATGGACGAAATTTTCAAACAACAGGTATACGAAGTAGCCAGACTTATTCCAAAAGGAAGAGTTTCTACCTATGGAGCTATAGCAAAAGCTGTAGGTTATCCCAATCATTCCCGCCATGTAGGAAAAGCGATGGGAGGTTGTCCTGAAGATGTTCCAGCTCACCGCGTCATTTCAAGCTCAGGAACATTATCTGTTCCGGAGTTCCAGAAGAAGTTGGAAGCGGAAGGAATTACTGTAGAAAACTTAAGAATAAAAGGTTTCAAGAAATTATTTTGGGACCCGATGAACGAACTATAA
- a CDS encoding AMP-binding protein: MLIDFNNLNINQLSFHSEFEKKVENFLEEWASEGETVKVQTSGSTGVPKIFGIEKRKMMNSAVMTCNFLGLKDGNVALLCLPVEYISGKMMVVRSMERKLQLIVREPSLRPVENLNQEVDFCAMTPLQVENSLDKLHLIKNLIIGGAAVSESLKNKILQMNLDRSNRIFETYGMSETLSHIGLKQLMPEPEEYFTVFENVSISLDERGCLTIFAPDVNAEVLVTNDLVEIKNNRQFKFLGRIDNVINSGGAKIFPEALEALIKKEIPNEAVFLGLPDESLGQKLVLIIEGNQSDAIIQKISTVPFDKNFHKPKEIIFIGKIPRTPNGKVNRLELYKLIIENI; the protein is encoded by the coding sequence ATGCTGATAGACTTCAATAATCTCAATATTAATCAATTATCCTTTCATTCGGAATTTGAAAAAAAAGTTGAAAATTTTTTAGAAGAATGGGCTTCTGAAGGAGAAACTGTAAAAGTACAGACTTCAGGCTCTACAGGAGTTCCTAAAATTTTCGGGATCGAAAAAAGAAAAATGATGAATTCCGCAGTCATGACCTGCAATTTTTTAGGTTTAAAAGACGGGAATGTAGCATTATTATGCCTGCCTGTAGAATATATTTCAGGTAAAATGATGGTGGTGCGTTCTATGGAAAGGAAATTACAGTTAATAGTCAGAGAACCATCGTTACGTCCTGTGGAAAACCTGAACCAGGAAGTAGATTTTTGTGCTATGACTCCGCTTCAGGTAGAAAACTCATTGGATAAACTACATCTGATTAAAAATTTGATTATCGGTGGAGCAGCCGTTTCTGAGAGTTTAAAAAATAAAATTCTTCAGATGAATCTGGACCGTTCAAACCGGATTTTTGAAACCTATGGAATGTCTGAAACACTTTCACATATTGGTTTAAAACAGTTGATGCCTGAACCGGAAGAATATTTCACCGTTTTTGAAAATGTTTCCATTTCTTTAGATGAAAGAGGCTGTCTGACTATCTTTGCTCCTGATGTGAATGCAGAAGTATTGGTAACTAATGATTTAGTTGAAATTAAAAATAATAGACAGTTTAAATTTTTGGGAAGAATAGATAATGTAATTAATTCAGGTGGAGCGAAAATTTTTCCGGAAGCTTTGGAGGCATTAATCAAAAAAGAAATTCCAAACGAAGCCGTCTTTTTAGGATTGCCTGATGAAAGTTTAGGCCAGAAATTGGTCTTAATCATTGAAGGAAATCAGTCTGATGCGATTATTCAGAAAATTTCTACAGTTCCTTTTGATAAGAATTTTCACAAACCCAAAGAAATTATTTTTATAGGTAAAATTCCAAGAACGCCGAATGGAAAGGTAAACAGGCTGGAATTGTATAAACTTATTATAGAAAATATTTAA
- a CDS encoding HdeD family acid-resistance protein, whose amino-acid sequence MANLFQTLTNTVKHWYIPLIFGILFLICGFYVFSVPLATYVTLSIFFSVSFLFSGITEIFFSIQNSKSLQGWGWFLVSGLLTTAIGIYLIAYPQISMSILPFVVGFTLLFRSFQLLGFAFDLKSMKIMSWGNVALASVGGIIFSLLLIFNPVFTGISLVTLTGVSFIFMGIASIMLALDLRKVKKIPGKVSQELRDKIKSIQDEIDDLKK is encoded by the coding sequence ATGGCTAATCTATTTCAAACACTTACCAACACCGTTAAACATTGGTATATTCCATTGATCTTTGGAATTCTTTTTTTGATCTGTGGTTTTTATGTATTCAGTGTACCGCTTGCAACGTATGTAACACTTTCTATCTTTTTCAGTGTTTCATTCCTATTCTCGGGGATTACGGAAATATTCTTTTCCATACAAAACAGCAAATCTCTTCAGGGATGGGGCTGGTTTCTTGTAAGTGGACTTTTGACTACAGCAATTGGTATTTATCTGATCGCTTATCCACAGATTTCAATGTCTATTCTTCCGTTTGTAGTAGGATTTACCCTTTTATTCCGTTCTTTTCAGCTACTGGGATTCGCTTTTGATCTGAAAAGTATGAAAATAATGAGCTGGGGAAATGTTGCTTTGGCAAGTGTAGGAGGAATAATTTTTTCTTTATTGTTGATATTCAATCCTGTGTTTACAGGAATTTCTTTGGTAACCTTAACTGGTGTTTCGTTTATTTTTATGGGAATTGCTTCTATTATGTTAGCTTTAGATCTTAGAAAAGTTAAAAAGATTCCTGGAAAAGTAAGTCAGGAGCTTAGGGATAAGATAAAATCTATTCAGGATGAAATTGATGACCTTAAAAAATAA